In one window of Paraburkholderia phymatum STM815 DNA:
- the rplA gene encoding 50S ribosomal protein L1: MAKLSKRLQAFASKVDRQKLYAIEEALSLVKECASAKFDESIDVAVQLGIDAKKSDQVVRGSVVLPAGTGKSVRVAVFAQGEKAEQARAAGAEIVGMEDLAEQVKAGNLNFDVVIASPDTMRVVGTLGQILGPRGLMPNPKVGTVTPDVATAVKNAKAGQVQFRVDKAGIIHATIGRASFEPTALRSNLNALVEALQKAKPATSKGVYLRKIALSSTMGVGVRVDQATLAAQ; this comes from the coding sequence ATGGCTAAGCTTTCGAAGCGTCTGCAAGCATTTGCAAGCAAGGTCGATCGTCAGAAGCTGTATGCGATCGAAGAAGCCCTGTCGCTCGTGAAGGAATGCGCAAGCGCAAAGTTCGACGAGTCGATCGACGTTGCTGTGCAACTCGGCATCGACGCGAAGAAGTCGGATCAAGTGGTTCGTGGCTCCGTCGTTCTGCCGGCAGGTACGGGCAAGTCGGTTCGCGTTGCTGTGTTTGCGCAAGGCGAAAAGGCCGAACAGGCTCGTGCAGCTGGCGCGGAAATCGTCGGTATGGAAGACCTGGCTGAGCAAGTCAAGGCAGGTAACCTGAACTTCGACGTCGTAATCGCGTCGCCGGACACGATGCGTGTCGTCGGTACGCTCGGTCAGATCCTCGGCCCGCGTGGCCTGATGCCGAACCCGAAAGTCGGCACGGTTACGCCGGACGTTGCTACCGCAGTCAAGAACGCAAAGGCTGGTCAGGTCCAGTTCCGTGTCGACAAGGCAGGTATCATCCACGCAACGATCGGCCGCGCATCGTTCGAGCCGACGGCTCTGCGTTCGAACCTGAACGCGCTGGTCGAAGCGCTGCAAAAGGCGAAGCCGGCAACGAGCAAGGGCGTGTACCTGCGTAAGATCGCACTGTCGAGCACGATGGGTGTGGGCGTGCGTGTCGATCAGGCAACGCTCGCAGCACAGTAA
- the rplK gene encoding 50S ribosomal protein L11, giving the protein MAKKIIGFIKLQIPAGKANPSPPVGPALGQRGLNIMEFCKAFNAQTQALEPGLPIPVVITAFADKSFTFVLKTPPATVLIKKAAKIDKGSSKPHTDKVGKITRAQAEEIAKTKMPDLTAADLDAAVRTIAGSARSMGITVEGV; this is encoded by the coding sequence ATGGCAAAGAAAATCATCGGCTTTATCAAGCTGCAGATTCCTGCAGGTAAAGCCAATCCGTCGCCGCCGGTTGGTCCGGCACTGGGTCAACGCGGCCTGAACATCATGGAGTTCTGCAAAGCGTTCAACGCGCAGACTCAGGCATTGGAGCCGGGTCTACCCATTCCGGTCGTCATCACGGCTTTCGCGGACAAGAGCTTCACGTTTGTCCTGAAGACGCCGCCGGCGACCGTGCTGATCAAGAAGGCAGCCAAGATCGACAAGGGTTCGAGCAAGCCGCATACCGACAAGGTCGGCAAGATCACGCGTGCTCAAGCTGAAGAAATCGCCAAGACCAAGATGCCAGACCTCACGGCAGCTGATCTGGACGCAGCGGTCCGTACGATTGCTGGTAGCGCCCGCTCGATGGGCATCACCGTGGAGGGCGTGTAA
- the nusG gene encoding transcription termination/antitermination protein NusG — MSDIPASPSGKRWYVVHAYSGMEKSVQRALQERIERAGMQDKFGQILVPTEEVVEVKGGHKSVTERRFFPGYVLVEMEMTDETWHLVKNTAKVTGFVGGARNRPSPISPREVEKIMSQMQEGVEKPRPKTLFEVGEMVRVKDGPFTDFNGSVEEVNYEKSRVRVSVTIFGRATPVELEFGQVEKL; from the coding sequence ATGAGTGATATTCCGGCATCTCCGAGCGGAAAACGTTGGTATGTGGTGCACGCCTACTCCGGTATGGAGAAGAGCGTGCAACGTGCGCTTCAGGAGCGCATCGAGCGTGCCGGCATGCAGGACAAGTTCGGTCAGATTCTCGTTCCGACTGAAGAAGTGGTGGAAGTGAAGGGCGGTCACAAGTCGGTGACTGAGCGTCGTTTCTTCCCGGGCTATGTGCTCGTCGAAATGGAAATGACGGATGAAACGTGGCACCTCGTGAAAAACACGGCCAAGGTCACGGGTTTCGTGGGGGGCGCGCGAAATCGTCCGAGCCCGATTTCCCCGCGGGAAGTCGAAAAGATCATGTCGCAGATGCAGGAAGGCGTCGAGAAGCCACGCCCGAAGACCCTATTCGAAGTGGGCGAAATGGTGCGCGTAAAGGATGGCCCGTTCACGGACTTCAACGGCAGCGTCGAAGAAGTGAACTACGAAAAGTCGCGTGTCCGTGTGTCTGTGACGATTTTTGGTCGCGCGACCCCGGTCGAGTTGGAATTTGGCCAGGTCGAGAAGCTTTAA
- the secE gene encoding preprotein translocase subunit SecE, whose product MANPSVETVNTSSDKLMLVAGVLLVLAGFVGFFWLNGQEWYVRGAALAVGLIAGVAVGLLSAPGKGFIAFAKDSYKEVRKVVWPTRKEASQTTLVVFGFVLIMAVFLWICDKSIEWAIFSAILGWK is encoded by the coding sequence ATGGCGAATCCTTCCGTCGAAACTGTTAATACTTCCAGCGACAAGTTGATGCTCGTTGCGGGCGTATTGTTGGTCTTGGCCGGGTTCGTGGGGTTCTTCTGGCTGAATGGCCAAGAGTGGTACGTCCGCGGAGCAGCTCTCGCTGTCGGACTGATCGCGGGCGTCGCAGTCGGTCTTCTCTCAGCGCCCGGCAAGGGTTTTATCGCGTTCGCTAAAGATTCGTACAAGGAAGTTCGCAAGGTTGTTTGGCCGACCCGCAAGGAAGCCAGTCAAACGACTCTGGTGGTCTTCGGCTTTGTGTTGATCATGGCGGTGTTCCTCTGGATTTGCGACAAATCCATCGAGTGGGCGATTTTCTCGGCGATTCTGGGTTGGAAATGA
- the tuf gene encoding elongation factor Tu — MAKGKFERTKPHVNVGTIGHVDHGKTTLTAAITTVLTAKFGGEAKAYDQIDAAPEEKARGITINTAHVEYETANRHYAHVDCPGHADYVKNMITGAAQMDGAILVCSAADGPMPQTREHILLARQVGVPYIIVFLNKCDMVDDAELLELVEMEVRELLSKYDFPGDDTPIIKGSAKLALEGDKGELGEVAIMNLADALDTYIPTPERAVDGAFLMPVEDVFSISGRGTVVTGRVERGVIKVGEEIEIVGIKPTVKTTCTGVEMFRKLLDQGQAGDNVGILLRGTKREDVERGQVLAKPGSITPHTHFTAEVYVLSKDEGGRHTPFFNNYRPQFYFRTTDVTGSIELPKDKEMVMPGDNVSITVKLIAPIAMEEGLRFAIREGGRTVGAGVVAKIIE, encoded by the coding sequence ATGGCCAAAGGTAAGTTTGAGCGGACCAAGCCGCACGTGAACGTCGGCACGATCGGTCACGTTGACCACGGCAAGACCACGCTGACGGCAGCGATCACGACGGTGCTGACCGCGAAGTTCGGCGGCGAAGCAAAGGCCTACGACCAGATCGACGCGGCACCGGAAGAAAAGGCACGCGGCATCACGATCAACACGGCGCACGTCGAGTACGAAACGGCTAACCGCCACTACGCACACGTCGACTGCCCGGGCCACGCTGACTATGTGAAGAACATGATCACGGGCGCAGCGCAGATGGACGGCGCGATCCTGGTGTGCTCGGCCGCTGACGGCCCGATGCCGCAAACGCGTGAGCACATCCTGCTGGCGCGTCAGGTTGGCGTTCCGTACATCATCGTGTTCCTGAACAAGTGCGACATGGTCGACGACGCGGAGCTGCTCGAGCTGGTCGAGATGGAAGTGCGCGAACTGCTGTCGAAGTACGACTTCCCGGGCGACGACACGCCGATCATCAAGGGTTCGGCGAAGCTGGCGCTGGAAGGCGACAAGGGCGAGCTGGGCGAAGTGGCGATCATGAATCTGGCCGACGCGCTGGACACGTACATCCCGACGCCGGAGCGCGCAGTTGATGGCGCATTCCTGATGCCGGTGGAAGACGTGTTCTCGATCTCGGGTCGTGGCACGGTGGTGACGGGCCGCGTCGAGCGCGGCGTCATCAAGGTCGGCGAAGAAATCGAAATCGTCGGTATCAAGCCGACGGTGAAGACGACGTGCACGGGCGTGGAAATGTTCCGCAAGCTGCTCGACCAGGGCCAGGCAGGCGACAACGTCGGTATCCTGCTGCGCGGCACGAAGCGTGAAGACGTGGAGCGTGGCCAGGTTCTGGCGAAGCCGGGTTCGATCACGCCGCACACGCACTTCACGGCTGAAGTGTACGTGCTGAGCAAGGACGAAGGCGGTCGTCACACGCCGTTCTTCAACAACTACCGTCCGCAGTTCTACTTCCGTACGACGGACGTGACGGGCTCGATCGAGCTGCCGAAGGACAAGGAAATGGTCATGCCGGGCGACAACGTGTCGATCACGGTGAAGCTGATCGCTCCGATCGCGATGGAAGAAGGTCTGCGCTTCGCCATCCGCGAAGGTGGCCGTACCGTCGGCGCAGGTGTCGTCGCCAAGATCATCGAGTAA
- a CDS encoding SGNH/GDSL hydrolase family protein gives MPNRSLAVACGAVLSTVLLVSNSVFAADSASPWVTAWATALQPIPDIANPPPLYRAPDVAGRTVRQIVYPTLSGEVARLHISNAYGKMPLVIEDLRIARAGVDAGAAVQGATEMRATFGGKAAVSVPPGGEADSDPVRMSISAGAPYAISSYMGREQKMVAWHRVSSQVNYVSAPGNHAKDASADAFRQRFTQFAWVTGLQVEAPASSTIAAIGDSITDGMRSSLNENRRWPDALARRVVLSGDRSVAVVNLGISGNRLLSDSPCYGDALVTRFGRDVVAQTGVKAVILLIGINDINFAAMPPHGGLDCDAPHTQVTSDSMIAGYKRVIMAAHARGLRIFGATLTPAALPPGREAVRNEVNQWIRTSRAFDGVVDFDAALREPSEPTRLKRAFDSGDHIHPSDTGYAAMADAIPLQAVVAAARK, from the coding sequence ATGCCCAATCGTTCTCTGGCCGTCGCGTGCGGCGCGGTCCTGTCGACCGTTTTGCTCGTTTCCAATTCCGTCTTCGCGGCCGATAGTGCGTCGCCGTGGGTCACCGCCTGGGCGACAGCGCTCCAGCCAATCCCCGACATCGCCAATCCGCCGCCGCTGTACCGAGCCCCTGACGTCGCGGGACGCACTGTCCGACAGATCGTATATCCGACGCTGTCGGGGGAAGTTGCGCGTCTCCACATTAGTAATGCGTACGGCAAGATGCCGCTCGTGATCGAGGATTTGCGAATTGCGCGCGCTGGCGTGGACGCGGGCGCGGCGGTGCAGGGCGCCACGGAAATGAGGGCGACGTTCGGCGGAAAGGCGGCAGTCAGTGTGCCGCCCGGCGGCGAAGCGGACAGCGATCCAGTGCGCATGAGCATTTCGGCGGGAGCGCCTTACGCAATCAGCAGTTATATGGGGCGCGAGCAGAAGATGGTCGCGTGGCATCGAGTGTCGAGCCAGGTCAACTATGTGTCGGCGCCCGGTAACCACGCCAAAGATGCATCGGCCGACGCGTTTCGTCAGCGTTTCACGCAGTTCGCCTGGGTGACGGGGTTGCAGGTCGAGGCGCCGGCGTCGTCTACGATCGCGGCGATCGGTGATTCAATCACCGACGGGATGCGCTCCAGTTTGAACGAGAATCGACGCTGGCCGGACGCGCTGGCGCGCCGGGTGGTTCTGAGCGGCGACAGGTCGGTGGCCGTCGTCAATCTGGGGATCAGCGGAAACCGGCTGCTGAGCGACTCGCCCTGCTACGGCGATGCGCTGGTGACGCGCTTCGGGCGAGACGTGGTGGCGCAAACGGGAGTGAAGGCGGTGATCCTGCTCATTGGGATCAACGACATCAACTTCGCGGCGATGCCGCCTCACGGCGGGTTGGATTGCGATGCCCCGCATACTCAGGTGACGTCCGACAGCATGATCGCGGGTTACAAGCGCGTGATCATGGCCGCGCACGCTCGAGGGCTGCGCATTTTCGGTGCTACGTTGACGCCCGCGGCGCTGCCTCCCGGGCGCGAGGCGGTCCGCAATGAGGTGAATCAATGGATCCGGACCAGCCGGGCATTCGACGGCGTAGTGGATTTCGACGCCGCGTTGCGCGAGCCGTCCGAGCCCACGCGTCTGAAGCGCGCATTCGATAGCGGCGATCATATTCATCCCAGCGACACCGGGTATGCAGCGATGGCGGACGCGATTCCCTTGCAGGCAGTGGTGGCTGCAGCGAGGAAGTGA
- the paaA gene encoding 1,2-phenylacetyl-CoA epoxidase subunit PaaA — protein MYTQSLDIPGNVAPLDAAASSPEQARFDEVMAADGKIEPQDWMPDAYRKTLIRQISQHAHSEIVGMLPEGNWITRAPSLKRKAILLAKVQDEGGHGLYLYSAAETLGVSRDQMIDALHAGKAKYSSIFNYPTPTWADVGVIGWLVDGAAIMNQIPLCRCTYGPYARAMIRICKEESFHQRQGFDALIAMMKGTDAQRELVQQAVNRWWYPVLMMFGPSDKDSVHSNQSAKWGIKRITNDDLRQKFVDATVEQAKVLGVTLPDVNLKWNEDRGHYDYSDLDWDEFWRVVNGDGPCNKERLATRVKAHNDGAWVREAALAHAGKQRQRAQQHAA, from the coding sequence ATGTACACGCAATCCCTCGACATTCCCGGCAATGTGGCGCCGCTCGACGCGGCTGCCAGCTCGCCCGAGCAGGCCCGTTTCGACGAAGTCATGGCCGCCGACGGCAAGATCGAACCGCAAGACTGGATGCCCGACGCCTACCGCAAGACGCTGATCCGCCAGATTTCACAGCACGCGCATTCGGAAATCGTCGGCATGCTGCCGGAAGGCAACTGGATCACGCGCGCGCCGAGCCTGAAGCGCAAGGCGATCCTGCTCGCGAAGGTACAGGACGAAGGCGGTCACGGCCTCTATCTATATAGCGCGGCCGAAACGCTCGGCGTGTCGCGCGACCAGATGATCGACGCGCTGCACGCGGGCAAGGCGAAGTACTCGAGCATCTTCAATTACCCGACGCCGACCTGGGCGGACGTCGGCGTGATCGGCTGGCTGGTCGACGGCGCGGCCATCATGAACCAGATTCCGCTGTGCCGCTGCACGTACGGTCCGTATGCCCGCGCGATGATCCGCATCTGCAAGGAAGAGTCGTTTCATCAGCGTCAGGGCTTCGACGCGCTGATCGCGATGATGAAGGGCACCGATGCCCAGCGCGAACTGGTCCAGCAGGCAGTCAACCGCTGGTGGTATCCGGTGCTGATGATGTTTGGCCCGAGCGACAAGGATTCCGTCCACAGTAATCAGTCGGCGAAGTGGGGCATCAAGCGCATCACGAACGACGATCTCCGTCAGAAATTTGTCGACGCAACCGTCGAGCAGGCGAAGGTGCTGGGCGTCACGCTGCCCGACGTCAATCTGAAGTGGAACGAAGACCGCGGCCACTACGACTACAGCGACCTCGACTGGGACGAATTCTGGCGCGTGGTCAACGGTGACGGCCCGTGCAACAAGGAGCGCCTCGCGACGCGCGTCAAGGCGCACAACGACGGCGCCTGGGTACGGGAAGCCGCCCTCGCGCACGCCGGGAAACAGCGCCAGCGCGCGCAGCAACACGCCGCCTGA
- the paaB gene encoding 1,2-phenylacetyl-CoA epoxidase subunit PaaB, translating into MNKEWPIWEVFVRSKQGLDHKHCGSLHAADASMALRMARDVYTRRQEGVSIWVVPSSAITASAPDEKAELFEPAGDKIYRHPTFYQLPDEVNHM; encoded by the coding sequence ATGAACAAGGAATGGCCGATCTGGGAAGTCTTCGTGCGGAGCAAGCAGGGACTCGACCACAAACATTGCGGGAGCCTGCACGCGGCAGACGCGTCGATGGCGCTGCGCATGGCGCGCGATGTCTACACGCGCCGCCAGGAAGGCGTGAGCATCTGGGTGGTGCCGTCGTCGGCGATCACGGCATCGGCGCCCGACGAAAAGGCCGAGCTTTTCGAACCGGCTGGCGACAAGATCTACCGCCACCCGACGTTCTATCAGCTGCCCGACGAAGTCAACCACATGTAA
- the paaC gene encoding 1,2-phenylacetyl-CoA epoxidase subunit PaaC translates to MDITTQHLAYVLRLADTALILGQRNAEWCGHGPILEEDIALSNMSLDLIGQARLLYTHAADLEKTLTGKSRTEDDYAFFRAEREFANYTLAELPHVGPLAGTAHADKDYAVTIVRNFLYSTLMLHVWSALTGSSDAQLAAIAAKSIKETQYHVHHSREWLVRFGDGTDESHGRAQAALDYLMPYTREFFSADATEKAIAAAGIGPNTSDLEAAWLEDVRAALDEATLTLPEAVKHTTTGKHGEHSEHMGFLLAEMQSLARQHPGASW, encoded by the coding sequence ATGGATATCACGACCCAACACCTCGCCTACGTGCTGCGCCTCGCCGATACCGCGCTGATCCTCGGACAGCGCAACGCCGAATGGTGCGGCCACGGCCCGATTCTCGAAGAAGACATAGCGCTGTCGAACATGAGCCTGGATCTGATCGGCCAGGCGCGTCTGCTGTACACGCACGCCGCCGACCTCGAAAAGACGCTGACAGGCAAAAGCCGCACTGAAGACGACTACGCGTTCTTCCGCGCGGAGCGTGAATTCGCGAACTACACGCTGGCCGAACTTCCGCACGTCGGACCACTCGCTGGCACGGCGCACGCCGACAAGGACTACGCCGTCACGATCGTGCGCAACTTTCTGTATTCGACACTGATGCTGCACGTGTGGTCGGCGCTGACGGGTTCATCGGACGCGCAACTGGCCGCGATCGCCGCCAAGTCGATCAAGGAAACGCAGTATCACGTGCATCACTCGCGCGAGTGGCTGGTGCGCTTCGGTGACGGTACGGACGAATCGCATGGCCGCGCACAGGCCGCGCTCGACTATCTGATGCCATACACGCGCGAATTCTTCAGCGCCGACGCGACGGAAAAAGCGATCGCCGCAGCCGGTATCGGCCCGAATACGTCCGATCTCGAAGCCGCGTGGCTGGAAGACGTGCGCGCCGCGCTCGACGAGGCGACGCTGACGCTGCCGGAAGCGGTCAAACACACTACGACGGGCAAGCATGGCGAGCATTCGGAGCACATGGGCTTCCTGCTCGCCGAGATGCAGAGCCTCGCGCGCCAGCATCCGGGCGCAAGCTGGTAA
- the paaD gene encoding 1,2-phenylacetyl-CoA epoxidase subunit PaaD, with translation MTSTAQTAAAATDQALAQAWAVLEAVPDPEIPVVSIRELGILRDVRRAADGALEVVITPTYSGCPAMSQIAEDIGMALDAAGFAPYRVETVLAPAWTTDWITDDAREKLRAYGIAPPTGNCGSSEPDANTGTKQKVIRFVPRSLPAPACPRCGSKHTERLAQFGSTACKALYRCIDCREPFDYFKPY, from the coding sequence ATGACTTCGACCGCTCAAACGGCAGCGGCAGCAACGGACCAGGCGCTCGCACAGGCGTGGGCCGTGCTCGAGGCCGTGCCCGATCCCGAAATCCCCGTCGTGTCGATCCGCGAACTGGGCATTCTGCGCGACGTGCGCCGCGCCGCCGATGGCGCGCTCGAAGTCGTCATCACGCCGACCTACTCGGGCTGCCCGGCGATGTCGCAGATTGCCGAAGACATCGGCATGGCGCTCGACGCGGCCGGTTTCGCGCCGTATCGCGTCGAAACCGTGCTCGCCCCTGCCTGGACGACCGACTGGATTACCGACGACGCCCGCGAAAAGCTGCGCGCATACGGCATTGCGCCGCCGACGGGCAACTGCGGCAGCAGCGAGCCCGATGCGAACACGGGGACGAAACAGAAAGTGATCCGCTTCGTCCCGCGCTCGCTGCCGGCACCCGCCTGCCCGCGTTGCGGCTCCAAACACACCGAACGCCTCGCGCAATTCGGCTCGACGGCATGCAAAGCGCTGTATCGCTGTATCGACTGCCGTGAACCCTTCGACTACTTCAAACCGTACTGA
- the paaE gene encoding 1,2-phenylacetyl-CoA epoxidase subunit PaaE, with the protein MATPQFHPLRIREVRPETADAVSVAFEVPVELREQFRFTQGQFVTLKTHIDGEETRRSYSICVGVTDYDRDGELRIGIKRVRGGRFSNFAFDTLQPGHTIDVMTPDGRFFTHLNADNGKQYVAFAGGSGITPVLAIVKTTLEIEPRSTFTLIYGNRSVDQIMFAEELEDLKNRFMNRFVLYHVLSDDLQDVELFNGVLDQAKCASFLETLIPAEAIDEAFICGPAPMMDAAEAALKAAGVPQEKVHVERFGTPLPQAGVPAAEITDDTPTADLEIVLDGKKRKLRLPYQGLSVLDVGLRAGLALPYACKGGVCCTCRAKVLEGEVTMEKNYTLEEHEIKDGFVLTCQCHPISDKVVVSYDER; encoded by the coding sequence ATGGCCACCCCGCAATTTCATCCGCTGCGCATCCGGGAAGTGCGGCCGGAAACCGCCGATGCGGTCTCCGTCGCCTTCGAAGTCCCCGTCGAACTGCGCGAGCAGTTTCGCTTCACGCAAGGCCAGTTCGTCACGCTGAAGACGCACATCGACGGTGAGGAAACGCGCCGCTCGTATTCGATCTGCGTTGGCGTCACCGATTACGACCGTGACGGCGAACTCCGCATCGGCATCAAGCGCGTGCGCGGCGGCCGCTTCTCGAACTTCGCGTTCGATACGCTGCAACCCGGCCACACCATCGATGTAATGACGCCCGACGGTCGTTTCTTCACGCACCTGAACGCCGACAACGGCAAGCAGTACGTCGCATTCGCGGGCGGCTCGGGCATCACGCCCGTGCTGGCAATCGTGAAGACGACGCTCGAAATCGAGCCCCGCAGCACATTCACACTGATTTACGGCAATCGCAGCGTCGATCAGATCATGTTCGCCGAGGAACTCGAAGACCTGAAGAACCGGTTCATGAACCGTTTCGTGCTGTATCACGTGCTGTCCGACGATCTCCAGGACGTCGAACTGTTCAATGGCGTGCTCGATCAGGCGAAGTGCGCGTCGTTCCTTGAGACGCTGATCCCTGCCGAGGCGATCGACGAAGCGTTCATTTGCGGCCCGGCGCCGATGATGGATGCCGCCGAAGCCGCATTGAAGGCCGCGGGCGTCCCGCAGGAGAAAGTGCACGTCGAGCGTTTCGGCACACCGCTGCCGCAAGCGGGCGTGCCCGCCGCGGAAATCACCGACGACACGCCGACCGCCGACCTCGAAATCGTGCTTGACGGCAAGAAGCGCAAGCTGCGCTTGCCGTACCAGGGCTTGAGCGTGCTCGACGTCGGTCTGCGTGCGGGCCTCGCGCTGCCGTATGCGTGCAAGGGCGGCGTCTGCTGCACGTGCCGCGCAAAGGTGCTGGAAGGCGAAGTGACGATGGAAAAGAACTACACGCTGGAAGAACATGAGATCAAGGATGGCTTCGTGCTGACCTGCCAGTGTCATCCGATCAGCGACAAGGTCGTCGTCAGCTACGACGAACGTTGA
- a CDS encoding DUF1835 domain-containing protein, whose translation MSTIHITNGDVAADSLRKALVQAGRREAVLALRDDLAVGPLQGIDDTPQVRADFWRQVSGDDARDFFGEFVAQAADLKAVVDGTAHVLVWHGQSAADQLTLRRVCFHLQDMPLRLNEVRLSIDDLTGEASAPLRRRDQATSVGMFAADLLLKHLPAAAPISALRIGRLALEWQEVKLANAELRRWRDDTFTSGMFAELDALLFEHAVDGWQSAGRVAAHLMAADNGLLVSDRLVLWRLRELAAAGQLQLRGQTQTWRSLETNFAPAARSPV comes from the coding sequence ATGAGCACGATCCATATCACCAACGGCGACGTTGCCGCCGACTCTCTGCGCAAGGCGCTCGTCCAGGCCGGGCGGCGTGAAGCCGTGCTGGCTCTGCGCGACGACCTGGCCGTCGGACCGTTGCAGGGCATCGACGACACGCCGCAGGTTCGCGCCGACTTCTGGCGACAGGTCAGCGGTGACGACGCGCGCGACTTCTTCGGCGAGTTCGTCGCGCAGGCAGCCGACTTGAAAGCTGTGGTGGACGGGACGGCGCACGTGCTTGTGTGGCACGGCCAGAGTGCCGCTGATCAACTGACGCTGCGCCGGGTGTGCTTTCATCTGCAGGACATGCCACTGCGGCTCAATGAAGTACGCCTGTCGATCGACGATCTGACGGGCGAAGCCAGCGCCCCGCTGCGCCGTCGCGATCAGGCTACCTCCGTCGGCATGTTTGCGGCCGATCTGCTGCTGAAGCACCTGCCGGCTGCCGCGCCGATCTCCGCGCTGCGCATTGGCCGGCTCGCGCTCGAGTGGCAGGAAGTAAAACTCGCGAACGCGGAACTACGCCGCTGGCGCGACGACACATTTACAAGCGGAATGTTTGCCGAGCTGGACGCGCTACTCTTCGAGCATGCCGTCGACGGCTGGCAGTCGGCGGGGCGTGTCGCCGCCCATTTGATGGCGGCAGATAACGGCTTGCTGGTCAGCGACCGCCTCGTGCTGTGGCGCCTGCGCGAACTCGCCGCCGCGGGCCAGCTGCAATTGCGCGGACAGACGCAGACATGGCGCTCGCTGGAAACGAATTTCGCGCCTGCAGCGCGTTCTCCTGTTTGA
- a CDS encoding TetR/AcrR family transcriptional regulator, producing the protein MARTRAPDHESQRDQILELAAAKFAQTSYPSTSMADLAAASGTSKARLYHYYESKEAILFDLLDRYTKRLMLIIAEVEGASQRRGLTERETFAELIRAFLSEYETSHSRHVALLNDVKYLVESQREIILNRQRDVVAAFSRQLARAYPDRVSRDNQTALTMMVFGMINWTFTWLKPGGRMGYREFAEQVVDMVNHGLLASTSPR; encoded by the coding sequence ATGGCCCGCACACGAGCCCCCGACCACGAGAGTCAACGCGACCAGATCCTCGAACTGGCCGCCGCAAAATTTGCTCAAACGAGCTATCCCAGCACGTCGATGGCCGATCTGGCCGCGGCAAGCGGCACGTCGAAAGCGCGTCTCTATCACTACTACGAGAGCAAGGAAGCAATTCTGTTCGACCTGCTTGACCGCTACACGAAGCGACTGATGCTCATCATTGCCGAGGTAGAAGGGGCGAGCCAGCGGCGCGGACTCACCGAACGGGAGACGTTCGCCGAGCTGATTCGCGCGTTCCTGTCCGAGTACGAGACATCGCACAGCCGGCACGTCGCGCTGCTCAATGACGTCAAATATCTCGTGGAATCTCAGCGCGAAATCATCCTGAACCGTCAGCGCGACGTCGTCGCCGCATTTTCGCGGCAACTGGCGCGTGCATACCCCGACCGCGTGTCGCGCGACAATCAGACGGCCCTCACGATGATGGTTTTCGGGATGATCAACTGGACGTTCACCTGGCTGAAGCCAGGCGGCCGGATGGGTTATCGGGAATTCGCGGAGCAGGTGGTCGACATGGTGAACCACGGACTGCTCGCGTCGACCTCGCCAAGGTGA
- a CDS encoding GNAT family N-acetyltransferase, with protein sequence MTEQTVRAAEPIAVDRLLNVAGRAPVLVRELGEKDRQRLLAHFLELGEDDRLLRFGQVTPDHVIENYVRTLDFGRDTVFGVFDRHLQLVGVGHLAYLPAEGGTRTAEFGVSVSESVRGQGIGTKLFERAAIRSRNTHVTSLYIHCLSRNTTMMHIAKKAGMKIEYAYGEADAYLTLAPADQNSIISEMLQEQAAVFDYVLKRQARSTSKLIESFIPTAIAA encoded by the coding sequence ATGACCGAGCAAACTGTCCGCGCCGCTGAGCCGATCGCTGTCGATCGCTTGTTGAACGTCGCCGGTCGCGCGCCTGTTCTGGTCCGGGAACTCGGCGAAAAAGACCGTCAGCGTCTGCTCGCCCACTTCCTCGAACTTGGCGAAGACGATCGTCTGCTGCGCTTCGGCCAGGTCACGCCGGATCACGTCATCGAAAACTACGTGCGCACGTTGGATTTCGGCCGCGACACGGTGTTCGGCGTGTTCGACCGTCATCTGCAACTGGTGGGCGTCGGGCATCTCGCTTATCTGCCAGCCGAAGGCGGCACACGCACGGCTGAATTCGGTGTATCGGTATCGGAAAGCGTGCGTGGGCAAGGCATCGGCACGAAGCTGTTCGAGCGCGCCGCCATCCGCAGCCGCAACACGCACGTCACGTCGCTGTATATTCACTGCCTGTCGCGCAACACGACAATGATGCATATCGCCAAGAAGGCAGGCATGAAGATCGAATACGCGTACGGCGAAGCGGACGCATATCTGACTCTGGCGCCCGCGGACCAGAACAGCATCATCTCGGAGATGCTGCAGGAACAGGCCGCCGTGTTCGACTATGTGCTCAAGCGTCAGGCGCGCAGCACGTCGAAGCTGATCGAATCGTTCATTCCGACGGCGATCGCCGCATAA